A genomic segment from Ramlibacter agri encodes:
- a CDS encoding enoyl-CoA hydratase/isomerase family protein, translating to MAGVERDPGGVPTLQIEGRIATIALQRPAQANRLEPEDLHALLAHIDAVDARPEVLVLRLVASGRSFCAGFNLNRMAGEGGEAGRLFEQLADAIEATRPVTIAALQGGVYGGATDLALACDFRLGAAGCEWQVPAARLGLHYYRGGLERYVALLGPDLTRRVMLLAERFDGPAMLAAGMLHRLLADPQELVRELDRMSAELAAMGPLALLPMKRHISAMARGRLDAGRIAQDIARAQASEDLREGSRAWQEKRPARFHGR from the coding sequence ATGGCTGGCGTTGAACGCGATCCGGGCGGCGTGCCGACGCTGCAGATCGAAGGTCGCATCGCCACCATTGCGCTGCAGCGCCCGGCCCAGGCGAACCGCCTGGAACCGGAGGACCTGCACGCCCTGCTGGCGCACATCGATGCGGTGGATGCGCGGCCCGAGGTGCTGGTGCTGCGCCTGGTCGCCAGCGGGCGGAGTTTCTGCGCCGGCTTCAACCTGAACCGCATGGCGGGCGAAGGCGGCGAGGCCGGGCGGCTGTTCGAGCAGCTCGCCGATGCGATCGAAGCGACGCGGCCGGTCACCATCGCGGCGCTGCAAGGCGGCGTGTACGGCGGCGCGACCGACCTCGCGCTGGCCTGCGACTTCCGCCTCGGCGCCGCCGGCTGCGAATGGCAGGTGCCGGCGGCACGCCTGGGCCTGCACTACTACCGCGGCGGCCTGGAGCGCTATGTGGCGCTGCTCGGCCCGGACCTCACGCGCCGGGTGATGCTGCTGGCCGAGCGCTTCGATGGCCCGGCGATGCTGGCGGCGGGCATGCTGCACCGGCTGCTGGCGGATCCGCAGGAACTGGTTCGGGAGCTGGACAGGATGAGCGCGGAGCTCGCCGCCATGGGTCCGCTGGCGCTGCTGCCTATGAAGCGGCACATCAGCGCCATGGCACGCGGCCGGCTGGATGCCGGGCGCATCGCGCAGGACATCGCCCGGGCCCAGGCCTCCGAAGACCTGCGGGAGGGCAGCCGGGCCTGGCAGGAAAAGCGGCCGGCCCGGTTCCACGGCCGCTGA
- a CDS encoding 4-carboxy-4-hydroxy-2-oxoadipate aldolase/oxaloacetate decarboxylase has product MKRHDPAATTRTGRQRVAASLVHEAAKLPTATLHEAAGKIGALPSVLKPMAPGFRFAGPALTVHAPPGDNLWLHRALDIAQPGDVLVAFCSGAYEHGYWGEIMSTMAQARKMAGLVIDGCVRDGVLLAAIGFPVFARGLCIRGTGKDFGATGWINHPVLMGDVVVQAGDLVVGDGDGVVAIPAGRAEQVLAASHAREAQEAAILERLRAGASTLDVYGWR; this is encoded by the coding sequence ATGAAGCGGCATGATCCCGCGGCTACCACCCGCACCGGCAGGCAGCGCGTCGCGGCCTCGCTGGTGCACGAGGCAGCGAAGCTGCCGACGGCCACGCTGCACGAAGCGGCCGGCAAGATCGGCGCCTTGCCCTCTGTGTTGAAGCCGATGGCGCCAGGCTTCCGCTTTGCCGGCCCTGCGCTGACGGTGCACGCGCCGCCCGGCGACAACCTGTGGCTGCATCGCGCGCTGGACATCGCGCAGCCCGGCGACGTGCTGGTGGCTTTCTGCAGCGGCGCCTACGAACATGGCTACTGGGGCGAGATCATGAGCACCATGGCGCAGGCGCGGAAGATGGCCGGCCTGGTCATCGACGGCTGCGTGCGCGACGGCGTGCTGCTGGCCGCGATCGGCTTCCCGGTGTTCGCACGCGGGCTGTGCATCCGCGGCACCGGCAAGGACTTCGGCGCCACCGGCTGGATCAACCATCCGGTCCTGATGGGCGACGTGGTGGTGCAGGCGGGCGATCTCGTGGTGGGCGATGGCGACGGCGTGGTGGCGATTCCCGCGGGCCGGGCCGAACAGGTGCTGGCCGCCTCGCACGCGCGCGAGGCGCAGGAAGCCGCGATCCTGGAGCGGCTGCGCGCCGGCGCCAGCACGCTGGATGTCTATGGCTGGCGTTGA
- a CDS encoding SPW repeat protein — translation MKLKRMKHWQDVVSVLVAIWLMASPWVLGFAHTNLAATGNCVMIGAVLFAFEMVELFVPESWEEYSELVMGLWLIASPWILEFTGVRVAMQNVIAVGVVTCLLALWVLVTDDEFGWFPPRRVPH, via the coding sequence ATGAAGCTGAAGCGCATGAAGCACTGGCAGGACGTCGTCAGCGTCCTGGTGGCGATCTGGCTGATGGCGTCGCCCTGGGTGCTGGGGTTCGCCCACACCAACCTGGCCGCCACCGGCAACTGCGTGATGATCGGTGCAGTCCTGTTCGCGTTCGAGATGGTCGAGCTGTTCGTTCCGGAATCCTGGGAAGAGTATTCGGAGCTGGTGATGGGCTTGTGGCTCATCGCCTCGCCCTGGATCCTGGAATTCACCGGCGTGCGGGTGGCGATGCAGAACGTCATCGCCGTCGGCGTCGTCACCTGCCTGCTGGCCCTGTGGGTGCTGGTGACGGACGACGAGTTCGGCTGGTTCCCGCCGCGCCGCGTCCCGCACTAA
- a CDS encoding RraA family protein has protein sequence MSDPFVQRLRRLDACAVSDALDKLGLAGAVTGIPQRSGPDHGGGRIAGRAVTMKVGPGERPPGPPVHLGCSAIGLAGPDHVIVVEQRSGVEAGCWGGLLTLGAKVRGVEGVVADGPLRDVDEAIAYGFPVFSRSLTSRTARGRVVELGTQVPVQIGEVQVQPGDYVLADRSAVLFIAAADIARVLEAAEGIVAKEAAMAKAILAGTPIAEVMGGNYEHMLQKDS, from the coding sequence ATGAGCGATCCCTTCGTGCAGAGGCTGCGCCGGCTTGACGCCTGCGCCGTTTCCGATGCCCTCGACAAGCTGGGACTGGCCGGCGCCGTCACCGGCATTCCGCAACGCAGCGGCCCCGACCACGGCGGCGGCCGCATCGCCGGCCGCGCCGTGACCATGAAAGTGGGCCCGGGCGAGCGCCCGCCCGGCCCACCCGTGCACCTCGGTTGCAGCGCGATCGGCCTGGCCGGCCCGGACCACGTGATCGTCGTGGAGCAGCGCAGCGGCGTCGAGGCCGGGTGCTGGGGCGGGCTGCTGACGCTGGGCGCCAAGGTGCGCGGCGTCGAAGGCGTGGTGGCCGACGGCCCGTTGCGCGACGTCGACGAAGCCATCGCCTACGGCTTTCCCGTCTTCAGCCGCAGCCTCACCTCGCGCACCGCGCGCGGCCGCGTGGTGGAGCTCGGTACGCAGGTGCCGGTGCAGATTGGCGAAGTCCAGGTGCAGCCGGGCGACTACGTGCTGGCCGATCGCAGCGCCGTCCTCTTCATCGCCGCGGCGGACATAGCACGCGTGCTCGAGGCCGCCGAAGGCATCGTCGCGAAAGAGGCCGCCATGGCCAAGGCCATCCTGGCCGGCACGCCCATTGCCGAAGTGATGGGCGGCAACTACGAACACATGCTGCAGAAGGATTCCTGA
- a CDS encoding RraA family protein — MDPTEDRNVARAAKLDTATLSDALDKLGIAGQCYRIQGRDPSFRMAGRAWTLLYGPAGNPPGTVGDYIDDVPPGSVIVLDNGGRDDATVWGDILTEIAHRRGIAGTLIDGVCRDTHLCRKLGYPIFSKAHWMRTGKDRVQVEATGVPVNIGNARVAPGDLVKGDCDGVLVIPRAHEDRVLETAEAIEAAEDRIRAAVRDGMRLDEARKAFRYHQLQAREAA; from the coding sequence ATGGACCCGACCGAAGACCGCAACGTCGCGCGCGCCGCGAAACTGGACACCGCCACCCTCAGCGACGCGCTGGACAAGCTGGGCATCGCCGGCCAGTGCTACCGGATCCAAGGCCGCGACCCGTCGTTCCGCATGGCTGGCCGCGCCTGGACCTTGCTGTACGGGCCGGCCGGCAACCCGCCCGGCACCGTGGGCGACTACATCGACGACGTGCCGCCCGGCAGCGTGATCGTCCTGGACAACGGCGGGCGCGATGACGCCACCGTGTGGGGCGACATCCTCACCGAGATCGCGCACCGGCGCGGCATCGCCGGCACGCTGATCGACGGCGTCTGCCGCGACACGCACCTGTGCCGCAAGCTCGGCTACCCGATCTTCAGCAAGGCCCACTGGATGCGCACCGGCAAGGACCGCGTGCAGGTGGAAGCCACCGGCGTGCCGGTCAACATCGGCAATGCGCGCGTGGCGCCCGGCGACCTGGTCAAGGGCGACTGCGACGGCGTGCTGGTGATCCCGCGCGCCCACGAGGACCGCGTCCTGGAAACGGCGGAAGCCATCGAGGCGGCGGAAGACCGCATCCGCGCGGCGGTGCGCGACGGCATGCGGCTGGACGAGGCCCGCAAGGCCTTCCGCTACCACCAGTTGCAGGCGCGCGAGGCGGCATGA